In the genome of Planctomyces sp. SH-PL62, the window TCCCTTTCCCTCCGAGCGCCGATTCCATCGCGCGCAGGAGCTCCGGTGCAGTCTGAGCCTTACCATCAATCCCTAGCACGGCGATCGACGACTTCCCCCACTCGATCCCGGTCCGTCCCCGTCCAGTCGGCGAGGCTTTACCGCCGGTCGATGCTGAGCCCTCCCGCGCCGAATCGGCGTCGATCTGAGACACGGGGCGTCGCCTTAGATACTCCACGCCCCCAACGATCAGGCCGATCGCAATCAGAAGCCCCCCCGCCTTGAGCCATCGACGGCGATTGCTGCTGGCGGCCTCCGCGAAGCTCCAGCCCGAGGAATTCGAAGCCGAATCCGACTGGACCTTGGTGGAACTACCACCCGAGGAGGCCGGTGGCGTCCCAGATCCTCCGAACCACGCCCTCGGACTGCGAGTCGACTCGGTGAGGGACGGTTCCGGGCCGATGTCGACTCGCAGAGAGAACTCCCCGGACGGCTCCAGGCCCCGTTCCCCGCCGCTAGTCGAGCTCATCGCCATGTCGGGCTGCGCGGCGTCCGGTCGCTCCGCAGTCTCGGCCTCCGTCATCAGCCCCCCGGCCAGGACCGGCTCCCGCTCTCCCGAGGTCTTCTCGGCGAACTGACGGAGCGCCATGGCCACTTCGAGAGGCTCCTGGAATCGCTCATCGGGGAGTTTCCGCATCATCTTGCGGACGATCTCGACAAGACCGGGAGGGGTGTCCGGGGCGATGGAGGCCAGGGACTCGGCTTCCTGGGACTGGTGGGCGAAGAGTTTCTCGGTGAGGCTCGGATACGGGAATGGCACCTGGCCAGAGATCATATGGTAGAGGCTGCAACCCAGCGAGTAGATGTCGCTCCGGATGCCGGCGGCGTGTGAGTGGCGCGCTTGTTCCGGGGCGACGTAATCGAACGTGCCGACCGTGGCGCCGTCGCGAGTCACCTGCCCTTCGTCGGCCAGGTCGATGGCGAGGCCCATGTCGGCGAGCTTCGCGACGCCTTCCTGCGTCACGATGATGTTGTAGGGGTTCACGTCGCGATGGATCAGCCCTTTCCGGTGCGCGTGATCCAATCCGAGCGCCACCTGTCGACCGAACCTGGCGGCGAGTGCGGGGGGTATCCTGCCCTCTGTGGCGATGAAGAAACCGAGGCTTCGGCCCTCGATATATTCCATCACGAGGAAATGGCGGCCCTGCGATTCCCCGAAGTCATAAAGCCGGACGAGGTTCTCGTGCTGGAGTTGGGCGCCGACCTTGGCTTCACGCTGGAAACGGGCGATGGCCCGAGGATTGTTCATCCGCTCTGGTGAGAGGATCTTCAGCGCCACCTGGCGGGCCAATCGCGTATCCTTCGCGAGATAGACCCGCCCCATCCCCCCCTGGCCGATCAAATTTTGAAGGATGTAGCGATCGACCCGAAAGCCCGTGACCCGACCGGCCAGAAGCTGCTGGGCCTGCCACAGCGTCAGATATCCCAGCTGGACGGCCTGTCGACCGAGACGGCGATCGAGGTGTTCGACCGCATCACGTTTCTCGACGGGAATCGCCTCCCCGCATTTTTCGAGAGCCTCTTCGTCGAGGAGGCCGCTCTGGAGCGCCGCCTTCCAGAATTGCGATGTCTTCGGATCGAGCATGCCTGATCCTGAACCGCCGCTGGGACGGTTTGCAAAAAATCGACGCACGTTCCTTCAGCCCAACTCCTAATGTAACCCGTCGTCGCTCCCCCCTCAAGAAAGCCTCTCGGCCCGGTCATTTCCGAATCGACCGTCTCCTCAGATCAACTCACGAAGCCTCGCCTCGATCCGCCCGGAACAACGATCCGGTCGCGTGTCACCATTTGTCCCACGGAGCGTTACTTTGACGCAAGCGATGAGGCATTGATGGGTGCGGCCTTCGGTGCGTGTTCGCCCTTCATGGCGAGAACACTCGTTCGGCTCGCTGGCGCAGGGAGGCTGAAGGAACCCTTCGACACAGGAGCTTCGCGGTCATGTCTCCTCAGATGATCCTCCCCGTCTTCGATCCGGCCTGTCGCCGCGTCTTTCATCTCGACAAGCTAGGCGCGCAGGGGCAGCTCGTGGCCTTGGAAATCTGGAACCGCGCCACGGGACGCGATCTCGGCGCGCGTCGTTTGACCGTCTATCGTTGCACCCGCTGCGGGGGCTACCACGTGGCGGCGAAGGTCGTCCAGCCGGCTCTCGGGTTCAAACAGGGCCCGGTCGTGGACCGCCCCGAGGATTATCTCGCCGCTCATTCTGGCGGCCCGCCGGCCCGCTAAGGGGCCGCCGGCCGCACGGGGATGGTAGGGAGGAGCGGGAGACGCCCTGGGTCAACGCGAGCCCACGGCGAGGTCGTCGGCGAGGCGTTCGACGACCTCGCGGGTGAGGTGGCACGGAGTTCGCCGCCGACGGCCCTGGGAGGGATCGATGGTGTAACGCTCGACGCGGCAAGTTCCGCCACGGTCGAGACGGATTTCGTAGTAGCTGCGGACATCGCCGCGAGCGGTCGGCGTCTCACTGCGGAGCTGCACGATGCCGCCGCCGCCGTCGATTTCGAGCACTTTCAGCGGCTCCATGAGATAGGTGAGTCGCTTCGAGAGGGTCTCACCCCAGTCGCTGAGGGCCTGGGGAGTCCACTCCTTGCGATCCGACGCCACGAACTCCAGGACGTCGAAGGCGACTCCCACCGAGTCCAGCGACGTGATCTCAAGATTGATGCGGTCCGGCCCGTCATGGATTGAAACGACGCACGGCGGGGTGTAGGCCCTCGTGTTCTCGTCAAGCGCGGCGGCGATCTTTCGGCTCAGCGTCATAGGGAACACCTCCCAAAGGGCGGATCGAGTGATCGGTTCCGTCGAACGACAAAAGGGTCGGCCGCCCGTCGACGGTCGTCTCCAGATGGACCGGACGCGTCCAGAGG includes:
- a CDS encoding serine/threonine protein kinase, which produces MLDPKTSQFWKAALQSGLLDEEALEKCGEAIPVEKRDAVEHLDRRLGRQAVQLGYLTLWQAQQLLAGRVTGFRVDRYILQNLIGQGGMGRVYLAKDTRLARQVALKILSPERMNNPRAIARFQREAKVGAQLQHENLVRLYDFGESQGRHFLVMEYIEGRSLGFFIATEGRIPPALAARFGRQVALGLDHAHRKGLIHRDVNPYNIIVTQEGVAKLADMGLAIDLADEGQVTRDGATVGTFDYVAPEQARHSHAAGIRSDIYSLGCSLYHMISGQVPFPYPSLTEKLFAHQSQEAESLASIAPDTPPGLVEIVRKMMRKLPDERFQEPLEVAMALRQFAEKTSGEREPVLAGGLMTEAETAERPDAAQPDMAMSSTSGGERGLEPSGEFSLRVDIGPEPSLTESTRSPRAWFGGSGTPPASSGGSSTKVQSDSASNSSGWSFAEAASSNRRRWLKAGGLLIAIGLIVGGVEYLRRRPVSQIDADSAREGSASTGGKASPTGRGRTGIEWGKSSIAVLGIDGKAQTAPELLRAMESALGGKGIVVFKGGEPIEFKVDGGFSLTGRGTLQLQGEEGAQTVLKIDLNGKKPFLSLGSSVNLVLKDLTIEVRRTSEAGKQDAPPPLILAAGKAEIERCSFRTAPAVGYSGSCAVQAVGGALTISHCWFEGFQTGVEVRALAGASHVIRQSMFVPGGTPTEAIKAGRPVRTGWAGKVQFEGGGARGGARSIRLEHCTVVGEGFLRLVGFSDLSKLVTEVVSCAFKGDRLLDWQPTPAEAPPSRDALIWKGIENQYDVAGDSWISGPESAPSVTGLDDWSARFAETQPIRSAVQFTMESVTPDGRLTPRAYSLVRPASTAPGANPAEVGPRLRN